From Nitrospiraceae bacterium, a single genomic window includes:
- a CDS encoding PASTA domain-containing protein, whose protein sequence is MDAMKVQHQQILNRPHQGTRQALNFLVLQLLVLGSLLLLTCAFPGTARAVEVPNVVGSPQAAAEADIIKAKLKVGKITSANIVTVLPGTVIIQDPAAGINVVRGTKVDLVVSGVSVPNVVGRKQADAQQDLVKAGLIVGRVTTASSATVSAGKVISQNPTAGISVAFGSPVDLVVSLGSTVPNVVGMTQAVAQSAITTAGLTVGAVTTANSATVAAGKVISQNPVAGKKVAAGSAVALVVSRGTQVPNVVGRTQADAQKALTSAGLTVGTVTMANSATVAAGRVINQNPGAGTTVNPGSAVALVVSLGTTVPDVVGLTQSSAQTALIEAGLTVGSITTANSETVPSGTVINQTPVAGIKVTPGSAVALVISSGPPVFLMGVQNDPRIGPLVNSLYRLRTDGVVTKIADLNHRTHGLAFVGSTLYSVEELTLSQQAGARPNLYRLNPDTGATLATIPLSLSTGESLEGGRGLATEPGTGQLWGLLVVRSEVNSARRLVTINPKTGVATQKAKLLGNFMDLAFDAAGILYAITDNRPVPGVATVFPARIYTVNTTTGATTEFLDVSAGAVAGQPNFRESETIGVGSSTDLLYHFSGQNKVTSGFTKNMLFETIHVNNKTRTAIALTGPDFFVTTALALVPLKTAPALGDLDANGKADLVWRNNSNGNTAIWLMDGTTIAASGFPGGVPVAWQIAGVGDVNGDNKADVIWRNGTSGGVAVWLMDGLSATAVGFPGSASTAFEITGVGDVNGDRKADLIWRNTIDGSTAIWLMNGTTIAASGFPGGVPAVWQMSEARDVNGDGRADVIWRNSRNGTVAVWLMDGLRISTVGFPGSTSTDWEIQ, encoded by the coding sequence ATGGACGCAATGAAAGTTCAGCATCAGCAGATCTTGAATCGCCCACATCAGGGAACCCGTCAGGCCCTCAACTTCCTGGTTTTACAGCTACTCGTCCTAGGAAGTCTTCTCCTTCTGACCTGTGCCTTCCCTGGGACGGCAAGAGCTGTCGAAGTCCCCAATGTCGTGGGCAGCCCACAGGCTGCGGCGGAGGCAGATATTATCAAGGCAAAGTTGAAGGTGGGAAAGATAACCTCGGCGAATATTGTCACCGTCCTGCCCGGTACTGTCATCATTCAAGACCCGGCAGCAGGAATTAATGTCGTCCGAGGGACGAAGGTTGATCTGGTGGTATCTGGCGTGTCAGTCCCCAACGTCGTCGGTCGAAAGCAAGCTGACGCCCAACAGGATCTGGTCAAAGCAGGATTAATCGTCGGGAGGGTCACAACGGCCAGTAGCGCGACTGTGTCGGCAGGCAAGGTCATCAGTCAAAACCCCACGGCCGGAATCAGTGTGGCATTTGGAAGTCCGGTAGACCTGGTCGTATCACTCGGCAGCACAGTCCCGAATGTAGTGGGCATGACGCAGGCAGTTGCTCAATCGGCGATTACCACGGCTGGTTTGACCGTCGGTGCAGTGACGACGGCCAATAGTGCGACTGTGGCGGCAGGCAAGGTTATTAGTCAAAATCCGGTAGCCGGAAAAAAGGTAGCAGCGGGAAGTGCTGTGGCCCTGGTCGTGTCCCGAGGAACACAAGTTCCGAATGTAGTTGGTCGCACGCAAGCCGACGCCCAAAAAGCGCTGACTTCCGCCGGCCTAACCGTGGGAACGGTGACCATGGCCAATAGCGCCACGGTAGCGGCCGGGAGAGTGATAAATCAAAACCCGGGGGCCGGTACCACTGTGAACCCTGGAAGTGCGGTTGCTTTGGTGGTATCGCTGGGAACAACCGTGCCCGATGTCGTGGGCTTGACGCAGAGTAGCGCCCAGACGGCTCTGATCGAAGCGGGCTTAACGGTGGGGAGCATAACGACCGCCAACAGCGAAACGGTGCCTAGCGGCACCGTCATCAATCAAACGCCCGTGGCTGGAATAAAGGTCACTCCAGGCAGTGCGGTGGCCCTCGTCATTTCCTCCGGACCGCCGGTTTTTCTTATGGGCGTACAAAATGATCCCAGAATCGGACCGCTTGTGAACAGCCTCTACCGACTTCGCACTGATGGAGTCGTAACCAAAATTGCGGATCTGAACCACCGTACCCATGGTCTGGCCTTTGTGGGGTCTACGCTGTATTCCGTGGAAGAGCTGACGCTTTCGCAACAGGCGGGAGCCCGGCCAAATCTGTATCGGCTCAATCCCGATACTGGAGCCACCCTGGCCACGATCCCACTGTCCTTATCGACGGGTGAATCCTTAGAGGGGGGACGGGGGTTGGCCACAGAGCCTGGGACCGGTCAGCTCTGGGGCTTGCTTGTGGTGAGGTCTGAAGTAAACAGTGCCCGCCGGTTAGTGACGATTAATCCCAAGACCGGTGTGGCTACCCAAAAGGCCAAACTTCTGGGGAATTTCATGGACCTGGCGTTTGATGCGGCCGGGATCCTCTATGCGATCACGGACAATCGACCCGTGCCAGGGGTGGCAACGGTGTTTCCGGCCCGGATTTATACGGTGAATACGACGACGGGAGCGACGACGGAATTCCTGGATGTCTCAGCCGGCGCCGTGGCCGGACAACCAAATTTCCGGGAAAGTGAAACCATAGGGGTAGGATCGTCGACGGACCTTCTGTATCATTTTTCCGGTCAGAATAAGGTGACCTCAGGATTTACCAAGAATATGCTGTTTGAAACGATCCATGTGAACAACAAAACCAGAACCGCGATTGCGCTTACGGGCCCGGACTTTTTTGTGACGACAGCCTTGGCGTTGGTCCCACTCAAGACCGCGCCAGCCTTGGGAGATCTTGATGCCAATGGCAAAGCTGATCTGGTTTGGCGAAACAATTCTAATGGCAACACCGCCATCTGGTTGATGGATGGAACGACGATTGCGGCCTCAGGCTTTCCGGGTGGAGTGCCGGTGGCCTGGCAAATCGCGGGGGTGGGCGATGTGAACGGGGATAACAAGGCCGATGTTATTTGGCGCAACGGCACCAGTGGGGGAGTGGCCGTGTGGCTGATGGACGGATTGTCGGCGACGGCCGTTGGTTTTCCTGGAAGCGCCTCTACGGCTTTTGAGATCACGGGTGTGGGCGATGTGAATGGCGACCGGAAGGCAGATCTGATTTGGCGCAATACGATTGACGGCAGTACGGCAATCTGGTTGATGAACGGGACCACCATTGCCGCCTCAGGGTTCCCGGGCGGGGTGCCGGCCGTCTGGCAAATGTCAGAGGCGCGTGATGTGAACGGGGATGGCAGGGCGGATGTCATTTGGCGTAATAGCCGGAATGGGACGGTAGCGGTGTGGCTGATGGATGGATTGAGGATTTCCACCGTGGGATTCCCAGGATCCACCTCCACAGATTGGGAGATTCAATAG
- a CDS encoding alcohol dehydrogenase catalytic domain-containing protein encodes MRGLVLHQKLQLQTDLPLPPRPHGEARIRVIQAGICSTDLQLLKGYMAFQGVLGHEFVGIVDEAPDTELIGKRVVGEINAACRTCETCANGHPTHCPHRTTLGIQGRDGAFADYLTLPVENLFVVPDSISDDQAVFIEPLAAACEIPQLVSIKPTDRVVVIGDGKLGVLCAQILVLSGCAVTLLGRHSDHDTWLTQMGIKVTSHPSAIPQGADMIVEATGSPEGLSTAIQLIRPRGTLVLKSTYHGDVSLNMATFVIQEISLIGSRCGPFPPAIRLLASKHIRVDPLIHARYPLLDGVLAMEKAAQPGVRKVLLQMT; translated from the coding sequence ATGCGGGGACTTGTTCTTCATCAAAAGCTTCAACTTCAAACCGACTTACCCCTACCCCCGCGTCCACATGGGGAAGCTAGAATCAGGGTTATCCAAGCTGGAATCTGTTCGACCGATCTTCAGCTACTCAAAGGGTATATGGCCTTTCAAGGGGTTTTGGGGCATGAGTTTGTTGGGATAGTCGATGAGGCCCCCGATACAGAATTGATTGGAAAACGAGTCGTCGGAGAGATCAATGCCGCCTGTCGCACTTGTGAAACCTGTGCCAACGGCCATCCCACGCATTGCCCTCATCGCACCACATTAGGCATCCAGGGCCGGGATGGGGCCTTTGCGGATTATCTTACTCTGCCGGTTGAAAACCTTTTTGTCGTGCCTGACTCCATTTCCGATGATCAGGCCGTCTTTATCGAGCCCTTAGCCGCAGCCTGTGAAATTCCCCAGTTAGTCTCGATCAAACCAACCGACCGGGTGGTCGTCATCGGAGATGGGAAATTGGGGGTACTGTGCGCACAAATTCTTGTGCTTTCAGGATGTGCCGTTACGCTATTGGGCCGTCATTCAGACCATGACACCTGGCTCACCCAGATGGGCATCAAGGTGACCTCGCATCCATCTGCTATTCCTCAAGGTGCAGATATGATTGTGGAAGCCACTGGAAGCCCCGAAGGACTTTCCACGGCCATCCAATTGATTCGACCCAGAGGTACCCTTGTGCTTAAATCCACGTATCATGGAGACGTGTCTTTAAATATGGCGACTTTTGTCATTCAGGAAATATCCTTAATTGGATCTCGTTGTGGCCCGTTCCCTCCGGCCATCCGCCTCTTAGCATCGAAGCACATCCGGGTCGATCCGCTTATCCATGCCCGCTATCCACTTCTGGATGGGGTTCTGGCCATGGAAAAAGCCGCGCAACCTGGCGTACGCAAAGTCCTGCTGCAAATGACCTAA
- a CDS encoding PASTA domain-containing protein: MNLMKVLHQNKSMLNFTCQKLQRDHASILLPFGFLVSLLFLIYGLPVTAGAVEVPDVVGSPQATAEATIISSGLSVGGVTPVNSPTVPVGAVISQDPAAGINVVSGSPVDLAISGATVPNVVGLAQTAAQTAIAAAGLTVGTGTTANSATVPIGHVISQTPAAGANVLPGNTVTLVISLGTAVPDLVGLTQAAAETAITAAGLTVGAGTTANSATVPAGTVISQTPVAGSNVPPGSAVALEVSLGAKVPNVVGLTQAAAEAAITSSGLTVGTVTTANSTTVPAGTVISQSPAAGTNVAPATAVTLVVSSGVEVPNVVGLTQAAAQTEITSASLTVGTVTSANSSSVAVGKVISQNPAAGAKVEAGSAVALVVSLGAKVPNVVGSSKGSAQTALTTAGLKVGTVTSANSQTVAIGNVISQNPTAGSNVAPGSAVALVVSVGTAVPNVVNKSQAAAQAAIAGVGLTVGNVTSVFSDTVASGNVISQNPTAGTNVSPGSGVGLVISSGPPVLLMGVQNDPKTGPLVNSLYRLRTDGVVSKIGDLTHRTHGLAYVGSNLYSVEELTLAKQAGTPPNLYRLNPSTGATLATIRLSLSTGESLEGGRGLATEPGTNQLWGLLVVTSEVNTLRRLVTINPTTGVATQKAKLFGNFMDLAFDAAGTLYAITDNRPVSGGAVAPARIYTVNKTTGATTEFLDVSAGAVAGQPNFRESETIGVGSSSDLLYHLSGQHKVTSGFTKNILFEQIHRTTKARKAIALSGPDFFVTTALTLVPPTNTTTGTGTPALADLDASGTTDLIWQNTQDGSTAIWLMNGTTIAATGFPGGVPAAWRIAGVGDVNGDGKGDVIWRNSTSGTVAVWLMNGVSVTSVGFPGSASTAFEISGVGDVNGDGKADLVWRNRTDGSTAIWLMNGTKIAAPGFPGGVPVGWQIAGVGDVNGDSKADVIWRNGGSGTVAVWLMNGLGITGVGFPGSASTAFEIAGVGDVNGDGKADLVWRHTTDGSTAIWMMNGTTIAAPGFPGGVPLAWQISQVGDINGDGRSDVIWRNGRSGTVAVWLMNGASISSVGFPGSAPSDWEIQ; this comes from the coding sequence ATGAATCTTATGAAAGTTCTGCACCAGAACAAATCGATGTTGAATTTTACCTGTCAGAAATTGCAAAGAGATCATGCCTCGATCCTTTTGCCGTTCGGCTTTCTTGTGAGCCTGCTCTTTCTTATCTATGGCCTACCTGTAACGGCAGGTGCCGTAGAGGTCCCCGATGTGGTCGGAAGCCCACAAGCCACAGCAGAGGCCACTATTATTAGCTCGGGCCTTTCTGTGGGGGGCGTGACGCCGGTCAATAGCCCCACGGTGCCCGTCGGCGCAGTGATTAGTCAAGATCCGGCGGCCGGAATCAATGTGGTATCGGGCAGTCCGGTGGATCTGGCGATATCTGGAGCGACGGTGCCAAACGTGGTGGGGTTAGCGCAGACGGCCGCCCAAACCGCCATTGCGGCAGCCGGTCTCACGGTAGGGACAGGGACGACAGCCAATAGTGCCACGGTGCCCATCGGCCATGTTATCAGCCAAACTCCCGCAGCAGGTGCCAATGTGTTGCCGGGGAATACCGTCACCCTCGTGATCTCCCTGGGTACCGCGGTGCCGGATCTGGTGGGATTGACCCAAGCCGCGGCGGAAACTGCCATTACGGCAGCCGGTCTCACGGTTGGGGCAGGGACGACAGCCAATAGTGCCACGGTGCCGGCGGGCACGGTTATCAGTCAAACGCCGGTTGCAGGAAGTAATGTGCCTCCGGGTAGTGCGGTAGCTCTTGAGGTGTCCCTTGGGGCGAAGGTGCCCAATGTGGTCGGCTTGACGCAGGCCGCGGCGGAAGCAGCCATTACCAGTTCGGGTTTGACCGTGGGGACCGTGACAACGGCTAACAGTACAACGGTGCCGGCCGGCACGGTCATCAGTCAATCACCGGCGGCTGGAACCAATGTGGCTCCAGCGACTGCTGTGACACTGGTGGTGTCCTCGGGGGTGGAGGTGCCGAATGTGGTGGGATTGACGCAAGCGGCGGCGCAAACGGAGATTACCTCAGCCAGCCTGACTGTGGGCACGGTAACATCGGCCAATAGTTCCAGTGTGGCTGTGGGCAAAGTTATAAGTCAGAATCCGGCAGCAGGGGCGAAAGTGGAAGCAGGAAGTGCGGTAGCCTTGGTAGTGTCCCTTGGGGCAAAGGTCCCTAATGTTGTCGGGAGTTCGAAAGGTAGTGCGCAAACAGCGCTGACCACGGCAGGGCTGAAAGTTGGGACGGTGACATCGGCCAACAGTCAAACGGTGGCTATCGGGAACGTTATCAGTCAAAATCCGACAGCGGGGTCGAATGTGGCCCCAGGCAGTGCAGTTGCTCTGGTGGTATCGGTGGGAACGGCCGTGCCCAATGTGGTCAATAAATCGCAGGCTGCGGCACAAGCGGCCATTGCCGGTGTAGGCTTGACGGTGGGGAATGTGACGTCAGTTTTTAGCGACACCGTGGCTTCCGGAAATGTGATCAGTCAAAACCCCACAGCGGGGACGAATGTTTCACCAGGTAGTGGCGTCGGTTTGGTCATATCCTCCGGTCCACCGGTTCTACTCATGGGAGTGCAAAATGATCCCAAGACCGGGCCGCTGGTGAATAGCCTCTATCGACTTCGTACCGATGGGGTGGTGTCCAAAATTGGAGATCTCACGCACCGCACACATGGCTTGGCTTATGTCGGGTCCAACTTGTATTCCGTAGAAGAGCTGACGCTTGCCAAACAAGCGGGGACTCCGCCGAATTTGTATCGGCTCAATCCCAGCACCGGGGCCACGCTGGCCACGATCCGCCTGTCCTTATCGACCGGAGAATCCTTAGAAGGAGGGCGAGGTCTGGCCACGGAGCCCGGAACCAACCAACTGTGGGGGTTACTCGTGGTGACTTCCGAGGTGAATACTCTCCGTCGGCTAGTCACGATCAATCCGACGACCGGCGTCGCCACGCAAAAGGCGAAACTGTTTGGAAACTTCATGGATCTGGCGTTTGATGCGGCCGGGACGCTTTATGCCATCACGGATAACCGACCCGTATCCGGTGGGGCTGTGGCTCCGGCCAGGATTTATACGGTGAATAAAACGACGGGGGCCACGACGGAATTTCTGGATGTCTCGGCCGGCGCCGTAGCGGGGCAACCGAATTTCCGCGAGAGTGAAACCATAGGGGTAGGGTCGTCCTCGGACCTCCTGTATCATCTCTCCGGGCAACATAAAGTAACCTCTGGATTTACCAAGAATATTTTGTTTGAACAGATTCATCGAACCACGAAGGCCAGAAAAGCCATTGCCCTCTCGGGCCCGGACTTTTTTGTCACGACGGCCTTGACGTTGGTGCCTCCCACGAATACGACTACGGGTACAGGTACTCCGGCTTTGGCCGATCTGGACGCGTCCGGCACGACTGACCTGATCTGGCAAAACACCCAAGATGGCAGCACGGCCATCTGGTTGATGAATGGAACGACGATCGCAGCTACAGGGTTCCCGGGCGGGGTGCCCGCGGCCTGGCGGATTGCGGGTGTGGGCGATGTGAATGGAGACGGCAAGGGGGATGTCATCTGGCGCAATAGTACAAGTGGCACCGTAGCCGTGTGGCTGATGAATGGCGTGTCGGTGACGTCCGTGGGTTTTCCCGGAAGCGCGTCGACGGCGTTTGAAATTTCCGGCGTGGGCGATGTCAACGGCGATGGGAAAGCCGACCTGGTCTGGCGCAACAGGACTGATGGCAGTACCGCCATCTGGCTGATGAACGGAACGAAAATCGCTGCTCCTGGTTTTCCGGGCGGGGTGCCGGTAGGCTGGCAAATCGCGGGTGTGGGCGATGTGAATGGGGATAGTAAGGCGGATGTTATCTGGCGCAATGGTGGGAGCGGCACCGTGGCGGTGTGGCTGATGAACGGATTAGGTATCACGGGTGTGGGCTTTCCCGGCAGTGCGTCGACGGCATTTGAGATTGCAGGCGTGGGCGATGTGAACGGGGATGGCAAAGCCGATCTGGTCTGGCGCCATACGACTGACGGCAGTACCGCCATCTGGATGATGAATGGGACCACCATTGCTGCGCCCGGTTTTCCTGGCGGGGTGCCCTTAGCATGGCAGATTTCTCAAGTCGGGGATATCAATGGCGATGGCAGATCGGATGTTATCTGGCGCAATGGACGGAGCGGGACCGTGGCCGTCTGGTTGATGAATGGGGCATCGATTTCAAGCGTGGGTTTCCCTGGCTCTGCCCCCTCAGACTGGGAGATTCAGTAG
- a CDS encoding formylglycine-generating enzyme family protein gives MLKKQYQLAKRQKRWIKRAGVIGVVLVLLGGLGTWLAGENKAFKMAILRVVAPVLSIHLDPEMVSIPAGTFQQGNSLEENTSSEHPLRKVHIKKFALGRFEVTFEEYDRFAISTGRPLPGDEGWGREGHPVINVSWKDAMDYASWLSQETGYRFRLPTESEWEYAARNMGKGQIWAGTSEQEQLATYAWFNANSNGRTQPVGTRQANSLGLHDLSGNVWEWVQDCWHDDYQHAPTNGSAWLEANNGMCGTRVRRGGGWTNAPMSLRSSSRNGYSADSRSIQIGFRLAQDIP, from the coding sequence ATGCTGAAAAAACAGTATCAGCTCGCAAAGCGTCAGAAACGATGGATAAAACGAGCAGGGGTCATAGGGGTCGTTCTAGTTCTATTAGGTGGGTTGGGCACATGGTTGGCGGGGGAGAATAAGGCTTTTAAAATGGCCATCCTGAGAGTCGTCGCTCCGGTTCTGAGCATTCATCTGGATCCCGAAATGGTCTCAATTCCTGCCGGGACTTTTCAACAGGGAAATAGTCTGGAAGAGAATACCTCAAGCGAACATCCGCTAAGAAAGGTTCATATCAAAAAATTTGCTCTTGGGCGATTCGAGGTCACCTTCGAAGAATATGACCGGTTCGCCATATCGACGGGACGGCCGCTTCCGGGAGATGAGGGATGGGGCCGGGAAGGGCATCCGGTCATCAATGTCTCGTGGAAAGACGCCATGGACTATGCATCGTGGTTATCACAGGAAACCGGTTATCGCTTTCGACTCCCCACAGAGTCTGAGTGGGAATATGCAGCCAGAAATATGGGAAAAGGCCAAATTTGGGCGGGAACCTCAGAACAAGAACAACTTGCGACATATGCCTGGTTCAACGCAAACAGCAATGGAAGAACTCAGCCAGTTGGAACCCGACAAGCCAACAGCCTTGGCCTTCATGACCTGAGTGGCAATGTATGGGAGTGGGTCCAGGATTGCTGGCACGACGACTATCAGCATGCCCCAACGAATGGGTCGGCGTGGTTAGAGGCAAACAATGGGATGTGCGGAACACGGGTGAGGCGCGGAGGTGGCTGGACTAACGCTCCAATGTCTTTGCGTTCTTCGTCTCGTAACGGGTACAGCGCCGATTCGCGGAGCATCCAAATCGGGTTTCGTCTCGCGCAGGATATCCCATAG
- a CDS encoding SUMF1/EgtB/PvdO family nonheme iron enzyme — MFDRILLHPILRKGSLHSPGILLLSFLLCSLTVWLLPIQTYADTSSSTVNGKVPAQYIAETQGKSWAVIIGIDKYLNLAGLAYAVDDAKSVARMLGRQGFTVTSLYNTQATKKAILQELRQNLVAQVQKNDRVLIFFAGHIGETPGKGKQQPVGYMMPVDTEPGLLADTAISVDLLRELSESLPAKQVLFLIDICYGGIAGRSQRSFPPMTSNYLKMIASEPARQLITAGGTGQQALAGPKWKHSVFTYYLLEGIGKGKGDLNGDGIIPASELFAFLDEHVQSAALTHKHVQRPEMWGLSADKGEFVFIPEKFSSNPQVAKTPNGQGKASNPAAGTVETIVGLLKSFGNPLDVFNNVPSGKSEQANAQKTVEEEAAALEAEREKFELQALQSLKEQRQREKDLQAQLAEAQRLAAEEERRRVAAEQARQEQEALLAQQQAALKAEQARLAAEEKQRQLALAQLAEAQRLAAEEERRRVAAEQARQEQEALLAQQQAALKAQQAKLAAEEERRKQLLAQQEREFQTQLAIAQRMVAEEERRRVEAEKARLAAEEQKRKQLLAERELTRQTQLAEARRMAEEQARIEAEEQRRKEALAKQELTRQTQLAEARRAAEEQARMEAEEQRRKEALAKQELTRQTQLAEARRVAEEQARIRQEAAMKAEKARLAALEEEREQVARLKQEAAMKAEKARLAAEEEQRRQAAEARRLADLEEERRRVAAERERKELEARLAQPHLGPNGGSDPAEPSPESSSSPGTISSFTPSPPSPSEIEPPSNESSGFFGFFKNMFQNDPGSQPEATGQPNASQPEPILEARLHQQDLPGAVQSALSGNDDVPMILIPAGEFRMGSTEDQISGLLKDFEGVQFNAFQAEIPQRQVNLKAYYIDQYEVSYRQYRAFLESTGRAAPAFWENERFHKPDHPVLGVTWYDATAYCTWAGKRLPTEAEWEHAARGPQDYAYPWGNLWDPQRTNTASYWAGKNFSSMAKWGEWMQTALDRGKAGPLEVGTFPNGVSSFGVHDMAGNVSEWVFDWYTPYENQPRLIHNPNGADSGTMKVHRGGSWSVSSIFARSTYRARENPETRSPYIGMRCAKSSQ, encoded by the coding sequence GTGTTCGATCGCATTCTTCTTCATCCCATCTTGAGAAAAGGATCTCTTCATTCTCCCGGCATCTTGCTGCTTTCTTTTTTGTTATGCAGTTTGACCGTGTGGCTCCTTCCAATACAGACATACGCAGATACTTCCAGTAGTACCGTAAACGGAAAAGTTCCTGCCCAATATATCGCGGAAACCCAGGGGAAATCCTGGGCCGTCATCATAGGGATTGATAAATACCTAAATCTCGCCGGTCTGGCCTACGCAGTCGATGATGCAAAATCGGTGGCCCGCATGCTCGGGCGTCAAGGATTTACCGTCACATCACTCTACAACACCCAAGCCACGAAAAAAGCGATCCTTCAAGAGTTACGGCAAAACCTTGTCGCACAAGTACAAAAAAATGATCGAGTGCTCATCTTTTTTGCGGGGCATATCGGGGAAACACCCGGCAAGGGAAAGCAACAACCCGTGGGTTATATGATGCCCGTCGATACCGAACCTGGCCTTCTTGCGGACACTGCAATCAGTGTGGACCTTCTTCGTGAACTGTCCGAATCCCTTCCGGCAAAACAGGTCTTATTTCTCATTGACATATGTTACGGAGGCATTGCCGGTCGCAGTCAGCGTTCGTTTCCCCCCATGACCAGTAATTATCTGAAGATGATTGCCAGTGAACCTGCACGCCAATTGATTACCGCAGGAGGAACCGGGCAACAAGCCTTGGCCGGACCGAAATGGAAACATAGCGTGTTTACTTATTATCTTCTGGAAGGCATTGGAAAGGGAAAGGGTGACCTGAACGGCGATGGGATCATTCCCGCATCCGAACTCTTCGCCTTTCTCGATGAACACGTGCAATCAGCTGCTCTAACTCATAAACATGTGCAACGACCGGAAATGTGGGGATTGAGTGCGGATAAGGGAGAATTTGTCTTTATTCCCGAAAAATTTTCCTCCAACCCTCAAGTCGCGAAAACCCCCAATGGTCAAGGAAAGGCGAGCAATCCTGCAGCTGGAACCGTCGAGACCATTGTCGGACTCTTAAAGAGTTTTGGAAATCCCCTGGATGTCTTCAACAACGTTCCATCGGGAAAAAGCGAGCAGGCTAATGCACAAAAAACGGTGGAAGAAGAAGCTGCCGCGTTAGAGGCAGAGCGGGAAAAGTTTGAGTTGCAAGCTCTCCAATCTTTAAAGGAGCAACGTCAGCGGGAAAAGGATCTGCAAGCACAACTGGCCGAAGCCCAGCGCCTGGCTGCGGAGGAGGAACGCCGACGGGTTGCCGCGGAACAGGCCCGCCAGGAACAAGAAGCCCTCTTAGCGCAACAACAAGCCGCATTAAAAGCCGAGCAAGCCCGCCTGGCCGCCGAAGAAAAGCAACGCCAACTGGCCTTAGCGCAACTGGCCGAAGCCCAGCGCCTGGCTGCGGAGGAGGAACGGCGGCGGGTTGCCGCGGAACAGGCCCGCCAGGAACAAGAAGCCCTCTTAGCGCAACAACAAGCCGCGTTAAAAGCTCAACAAGCCAAGCTGGCTGCCGAGGAAGAACGCCGCAAACAGCTCTTGGCACAACAAGAACGGGAATTTCAAACACAATTGGCCATAGCCCAGCGAATGGTGGCTGAAGAAGAACGGCGACGAGTGGAGGCCGAAAAGGCCCGTCTCGCGGCAGAGGAGCAAAAACGCAAACAACTCCTGGCGGAACGGGAACTCACCCGCCAAACTCAACTGGCTGAAGCTCGCCGAATGGCCGAGGAACAGGCCCGCATAGAGGCTGAGGAACAACGCCGCAAGGAAGCCCTGGCCAAACAGGAACTCACCCGCCAAACCCAACTGGCTGAAGCCCGCCGAGCGGCCGAGGAGCAGGCCCGCATGGAGGCTGAGGAACAACGCCGCAAGGAAGCCCTGGCCAAACAGGAACTCACCCGCCAGACTCAACTGGCTGAAGCCCGCCGAGTGGCTGAGGAACAGGCTCGTATAAGGCAAGAGGCCGCGATGAAAGCCGAAAAGGCCCGACTCGCAGCCCTTGAGGAAGAGCGGGAACAAGTCGCACGCCTGAAGCAAGAGGCGGCGATGAAAGCCGAAAAAGCCAGACTGGCGGCGGAAGAGGAACAACGCCGGCAAGCCGCGGAAGCGCGGCGCCTGGCTGATTTGGAAGAGGAGCGACGGCGAGTCGCCGCAGAACGGGAGCGCAAGGAACTAGAGGCAAGACTTGCGCAACCACATCTTGGCCCGAATGGTGGAAGTGATCCGGCAGAGCCTTCTCCTGAAAGTTCGTCATCGCCTGGCACCATTTCCTCCTTCACGCCTTCTCCCCCTTCCCCCTCGGAGATTGAACCACCCTCGAACGAGAGTTCAGGGTTTTTCGGATTTTTTAAGAATATGTTTCAGAATGACCCTGGCTCACAGCCAGAGGCCACCGGTCAACCGAACGCATCTCAACCGGAACCCATCCTTGAAGCACGGCTTCATCAACAGGATTTACCTGGCGCTGTTCAGTCCGCTTTGTCAGGAAATGATGACGTCCCCATGATCTTAATTCCCGCAGGAGAATTTAGGATGGGAAGCACTGAGGATCAGATTTCCGGCCTTCTGAAAGACTTTGAGGGAGTCCAGTTCAATGCCTTCCAAGCAGAGATTCCTCAACGACAGGTGAATCTTAAAGCCTATTACATTGATCAATACGAGGTCAGCTACCGCCAATATCGTGCATTTCTTGAATCGACAGGTCGGGCAGCACCTGCGTTCTGGGAAAATGAACGATTTCACAAACCCGATCATCCGGTCCTCGGAGTGACCTGGTATGACGCGACGGCCTACTGCACCTGGGCTGGCAAACGCCTTCCTACCGAGGCGGAATGGGAACACGCTGCTCGGGGGCCTCAAGATTATGCCTATCCGTGGGGGAACTTGTGGGATCCTCAACGAACCAATACGGCGAGTTATTGGGCAGGCAAAAACTTTTCATCAATGGCAAAATGGGGTGAATGGATGCAAACCGCTTTGGATCGTGGAAAAGCCGGCCCGTTAGAAGTTGGCACATTCCCGAATGGAGTGAGTTCATTTGGCGTTCATGACATGGCTGGAAATGTATCCGAGTGGGTCTTCGATTGGTATACGCCATACGAGAACCAACCGAGGCTCATCCACAATCCCAACGGAGCAGACTCCGGCACCATGAAAGTGCATCGTGGAGGATCCTGGAGTGTGAGTTCGATTTTTGCCCGGTCAACCTATCGGGCGCGAGAAAATCCTGAAACGAGAAGTCCCTACATTGGCATGCGTTGCGCAAAATCCTCTCAGTAA